A portion of the Chloroflexia bacterium SDU3-3 genome contains these proteins:
- a CDS encoding DUF1702 family protein, protein MTALGTIRRTMFGIPSEKAVFSRPGFAKEAWERFQPVARSLVAGYHATLEDSRLEVLVPRLDAIEPELHGFAYEGAAMGLAALDIMAPWKNRVNELVAGPGAKHIYPIYVGVGLALARLRRPPEAYLGKLDPVLSWVIVDGYGFHEGFFARRRYIDQHAIPSHLSPYAQRLFDQGLGRAIWFSSGARVDLVTSIVGGFQPQRQVDVWSGIGLACAYGGGLDRAQLEALRAAAGPYRAQLARGAAVAAWGRQQAGNLVPHTDLACQVFGGVSSEEAAHTADIARSNIAITGGEPAHEIWRQRTQARFAGLE, encoded by the coding sequence ATGACCGCATTAGGCACGATCCGCCGAACCATGTTCGGCATCCCGTCGGAGAAGGCGGTGTTCAGCAGGCCGGGGTTCGCCAAAGAGGCCTGGGAGCGTTTTCAGCCGGTGGCCCGCTCGCTGGTGGCCGGCTACCACGCCACGCTGGAGGATAGCAGGCTGGAGGTGCTGGTGCCGCGCCTGGACGCGATCGAGCCAGAGCTGCACGGCTTCGCCTACGAGGGCGCGGCCATGGGATTGGCCGCGCTGGACATTATGGCACCCTGGAAGAACCGGGTCAACGAGCTGGTGGCAGGCCCCGGCGCGAAGCATATCTACCCGATCTACGTCGGCGTGGGCCTGGCCCTGGCCCGCCTGCGCCGCCCGCCCGAGGCCTACCTGGGCAAGCTCGACCCTGTGCTCTCCTGGGTGATCGTGGATGGCTACGGCTTCCACGAGGGCTTCTTCGCCCGCCGCCGCTACATCGATCAGCACGCCATCCCGTCGCACCTCTCGCCCTACGCCCAGCGGCTGTTCGACCAGGGCCTGGGCCGCGCGATCTGGTTCTCGTCGGGGGCGCGGGTCGATCTGGTCACGTCGATCGTCGGCGGGTTCCAGCCGCAGCGCCAGGTGGATGTGTGGAGCGGCATCGGGCTGGCCTGCGCGTACGGCGGCGGCCTCGACCGCGCCCAGCTGGAGGCGCTGCGCGCCGCCGCCGGGCCGTACCGCGCCCAGCTGGCCCGTGGCGCGGCGGTGGCGGCCTGGGGCCGCCAGCAGGCGGGCAACCTAGTGCCCCACACCGATCTGGCCTGCCAGGTGTTCGGCGGCGTCTCCAGCGAGGAGGCGGCCCACACCGCCGATATCGCCCGCAGCAACATCGCGATCACGGGCGGCGAGCCTGCCCACGAGATCTGGCGGCAGCGCACCCAGGCCCGATTCGCCGGGCTGGAGTAG
- a CDS encoding DUF1702 family protein, whose protein sequence is MVTERHGLHDDIDNSWLCFEPVARTLVDFFYEAIDDSRFEVLVPKLNAVEIELRGVAYEGAGMGLMLLDSLFPWKKRFQAFVAGPGASYISLLYIGAGLVMPRMPQRPDPFVAQLDPLLRWFVMDGYGFYEGFFSWRTTVEQQSIPARVTGYARRAFDHGMGRSLWFSTGASIDRIVATIGQFPAERQADLWGGIGLACAYAAGVVDRPTIKALQAAAGPHKAQMAVGAAMAAKFRQQAGGSAPHTDLACEALWGMPGQQVALITDEARSGLPPDGDIPAYEVWRQRIAAQSAEWGEVAELHREVAQ, encoded by the coding sequence ATGGTGACCGAGCGGCACGGCCTGCACGACGATATCGACAACAGCTGGCTCTGCTTCGAGCCGGTGGCCCGGACGCTGGTGGATTTTTTCTACGAGGCGATTGACGACAGCCGCTTCGAAGTGCTGGTGCCCAAGCTGAACGCGGTCGAGATCGAGCTGCGCGGCGTGGCCTACGAGGGCGCGGGCATGGGCCTGATGCTGCTGGACAGTCTGTTCCCGTGGAAGAAGCGCTTTCAGGCCTTTGTAGCAGGGCCGGGCGCGTCGTACATCTCGCTGCTGTATATCGGCGCGGGCCTGGTGATGCCGCGCATGCCCCAGCGGCCCGACCCGTTCGTCGCCCAGCTCGACCCGCTGCTGCGCTGGTTTGTGATGGATGGCTACGGCTTCTACGAGGGCTTCTTCTCGTGGCGCACCACCGTCGAGCAGCAGTCCATCCCCGCGCGGGTGACGGGCTACGCGCGGCGGGCCTTCGACCACGGCATGGGCCGCAGCCTGTGGTTCTCCACCGGCGCCAGTATCGACCGGATCGTTGCGACCATCGGCCAGTTCCCCGCCGAGCGCCAGGCCGATCTGTGGGGCGGCATCGGGCTGGCCTGCGCCTACGCGGCGGGCGTGGTCGACCGCCCCACGATCAAGGCGCTGCAGGCCGCCGCTGGCCCGCACAAGGCTCAGATGGCGGTGGGCGCGGCTATGGCGGCCAAGTTCCGCCAGCAGGCCGGGGGCAGCGCGCCTCACACCGACCTAGCCTGCGAGGCGCTGTGGGGCATGCCGGGCCAGCAGGTGGCCCTGATCACCGACGAGGCCCGCAGCGGCCTGCCGCCAGATGGCGACATTCCGGCCTATGAGGTCTGGCGGCAGCGCATCGCGGCCCAGTCCGCCGAATGGGGCGAGGTAGCAGAGCTTCACAGAGAGGTAGCGCAATGA
- a CDS encoding cation:proton antiporter yields the protein MTNSELSIQFFLQLTVILGICRLVGMLARKIGQPQVVGEMIAGVIMGPSLFGLLLPDLQQQVFPKGPSMSIIYASSQVGLVLYMFLIGVEFDTSLIRQRMRTAVSVSLAGILAPLALGAVVASFLIGQPGFFSDQVVPWQAMLFLGAAISITAFPMLARIIFERRLTGTSLGTLALAAGSTDDAISWCILALVLAVFNQNPAIALFAIGGGVIYALTVLLAVRPALRPLGAMAERQGDIGSGMLAFILLLVMLCAWITDVIGIYAIFGGFILGIAMPRGFFAKRLQQILEPIVTNFMLPLFFIFSGLNTSIGLVNSWWLWGVTLLILLVSILGKGVACWLAARMNGEPNREALAIGALMNARGLMELILLNIGLQHGIITPTLFTMLVFMAIVTTLMASPIFELVYGRHRSKEVASTPASGLALAANADV from the coding sequence ATGACGAATTCCGAGCTATCGATCCAGTTTTTCCTGCAGCTCACCGTGATCCTCGGGATCTGCCGCCTGGTCGGCATGCTGGCGCGCAAGATCGGCCAGCCCCAGGTGGTGGGCGAGATGATCGCGGGCGTGATCATGGGGCCGTCGCTGTTTGGCCTGCTGCTGCCGGATCTGCAGCAGCAGGTCTTCCCCAAGGGCCCCTCGATGAGCATTATCTATGCGTCCAGCCAGGTGGGGCTGGTGCTGTACATGTTCCTGATCGGCGTGGAGTTCGACACCAGCCTGATCCGCCAGCGCATGCGCACGGCGGTGTCGGTATCGCTCGCGGGCATTCTCGCGCCGCTGGCGCTCGGCGCTGTGGTGGCCTCCTTCCTGATCGGCCAGCCCGGCTTCTTCAGCGATCAGGTGGTACCCTGGCAGGCCATGCTGTTCTTGGGCGCGGCGATCTCGATCACCGCCTTCCCCATGCTGGCGCGGATCATCTTCGAGCGCAGGCTGACCGGCACGTCGCTGGGTACGCTGGCCCTGGCGGCTGGCTCCACCGACGACGCGATCTCGTGGTGCATCCTGGCGCTGGTGCTGGCGGTGTTTAACCAGAACCCCGCGATCGCCCTGTTTGCCATCGGCGGCGGCGTGATCTACGCGCTGACCGTGCTGCTGGCGGTGCGCCCGGCGCTGCGCCCGCTGGGGGCCATGGCCGAGCGCCAGGGCGATATCGGCAGCGGCATGCTGGCCTTCATTCTGCTGCTGGTGATGCTCTGCGCCTGGATCACCGATGTGATCGGCATCTACGCGATCTTCGGCGGCTTCATCCTGGGCATCGCGATGCCGCGCGGCTTCTTCGCCAAGCGGCTCCAGCAGATCCTGGAGCCGATCGTCACCAACTTCATGCTGCCGCTGTTCTTCATCTTCTCGGGCCTGAATACCAGCATCGGTCTGGTGAACAGCTGGTGGCTGTGGGGTGTCACGCTGCTCATCCTGCTGGTCTCGATCCTGGGCAAGGGCGTGGCGTGCTGGCTGGCGGCCCGCATGAACGGCGAGCCGAACCGCGAGGCGCTGGCGATCGGCGCGCTGATGAACGCGCGCGGCCTGATGGAGCTTATCCTGCTCAACATCGGCCTGCAGCACGGCATCATCACGCCCACCCTGTTCACCATGCTGGTGTTCATGGCGATCGTGACCACGCTGATGGCCTCGCCGATCTTCGAGCTGGTGTATGGCCGCCACCGCAGCAAGGAGGTGGCCAGCACGCCAGCCTCGGGCTTGGCGCTGGCGGCGAATGCGGATGTGTAG
- a CDS encoding DUF1702 family protein, which produces MNTFGKLLRPFFGVSQEEATSFSPGDERAALRLETVISTVTKGCQLTLQNSRSEVLVPRLEAFDAEIRGFAYEGAGTGLAAMDCAFPWRDRTKAFLEGPGGPYTYAVHIGAGLALARLRRRPEPFLRRLDPVMCWMAIDGYGFHEGFFARRRFVQGQQVPGHLSAYGRRTFDHGLGRAIWFLSGGNIDEVAATIGGFAAGRQRDLWSGIGLACGYTGGVSRTAIEALREQAGPHAAQLGVGTAIAANARLRAHSPGPYADLACEVLCGTSCAQASAIVERAFVGLPLGGAEPAYAIWRQRIASQLETGLLA; this is translated from the coding sequence TTGAATACCTTTGGCAAGCTGCTCCGTCCGTTCTTCGGCGTCTCGCAGGAGGAGGCGACATCGTTCAGCCCAGGCGACGAGCGGGCCGCGCTGCGCCTGGAGACCGTGATCTCGACGGTGACGAAGGGCTGCCAGCTGACCCTTCAGAACAGCCGCAGCGAGGTGCTGGTGCCGCGCCTAGAGGCGTTCGACGCCGAGATCCGCGGCTTCGCCTACGAGGGCGCGGGCACCGGCCTGGCGGCGATGGACTGCGCCTTCCCGTGGCGGGATCGTACCAAGGCATTTCTGGAAGGGCCGGGCGGCCCATACACCTACGCGGTGCATATTGGCGCGGGGCTGGCCCTGGCGCGGCTGCGGCGGCGGCCCGAGCCGTTCCTGCGGCGGCTCGACCCGGTGATGTGCTGGATGGCGATCGACGGCTACGGCTTCCACGAGGGCTTCTTCGCCCGTCGCCGCTTTGTGCAGGGCCAGCAGGTGCCCGGCCACCTCTCGGCGTATGGGCGGCGCACCTTCGACCACGGCCTTGGCCGCGCGATCTGGTTCCTCTCCGGCGGCAACATCGACGAGGTGGCCGCCACCATCGGCGGCTTCGCGGCGGGGCGGCAGCGCGACCTGTGGAGCGGCATCGGGCTGGCCTGCGGCTACACCGGCGGGGTTAGCCGCACGGCCATCGAGGCCCTGCGCGAGCAGGCCGGCCCCCACGCGGCCCAGCTGGGCGTGGGCACGGCGATCGCCGCCAACGCGCGGCTGCGCGCCCACAGCCCCGGCCCCTACGCCGACCTCGCCTGCGAGGTGCTGTGCGGCACATCCTGCGCCCAGGCGTCGGCGATCGTGGAGCGGGCCTTTGTCGGGCTGCCGCTGGGCGGTGCCGAGCCTGCCTACGCGATCTGGCGGCAGCGTATTGCATCGCAGTTGGAAACTGGTTTGCTGGCGTAG
- a CDS encoding DUF1702 family protein: MSTLIGNMLRPVVGVSPKKALAFSEGNTESWKQLEAGVLAALEGYHATLDDSRLEALIPRLNQIDADMRSYAYEGAAMGLTGMDVAMPWRNRLKPFLEGPGAAHTYMVHIGVGEALALMRRRPEPYLAQLDPVLRWLALDGYGFHKGFFAQRRYIDAQDVPDFLSPYARRIFSQGIGRAIWFLKGGNVDLVLAAVSRFPTARHADLWCGVGVGCAYAGGADPVSIEMLRRGAGRYAPHLALGAAVVAKGRTRAGNPVPHSDLACEIFCDTSSSVAARIVDGAFQNLPLDGPEPAFAVLQQRLIQRFMAPVDGLAEHEEVAH, encoded by the coding sequence GTGTCAACCTTGATAGGAAACATGCTCAGGCCGGTGGTCGGGGTCTCGCCAAAGAAGGCGCTAGCCTTCAGCGAGGGCAACACCGAGTCCTGGAAACAGCTGGAGGCTGGCGTGCTGGCCGCGCTTGAGGGCTACCACGCCACGCTGGATGACAGCCGCCTGGAGGCGCTGATCCCGCGCCTGAACCAGATCGACGCCGACATGCGCAGCTACGCCTACGAGGGCGCGGCCATGGGCCTGACCGGCATGGATGTGGCCATGCCCTGGCGGAATCGCCTGAAGCCGTTCCTTGAGGGGCCGGGGGCGGCCCACACCTACATGGTGCACATCGGCGTGGGTGAGGCGCTGGCCCTGATGCGCCGCCGCCCCGAGCCGTACTTGGCGCAGCTCGACCCGGTGCTGCGCTGGCTGGCCCTAGATGGCTACGGCTTCCACAAGGGCTTCTTCGCGCAGCGGCGCTACATCGACGCCCAGGATGTGCCCGACTTCCTCTCGCCCTACGCGCGCCGGATCTTCAGCCAGGGCATCGGGCGGGCGATCTGGTTCCTGAAGGGCGGGAATGTCGATCTGGTGCTTGCGGCGGTCAGCCGCTTCCCGACCGCGCGGCACGCCGACCTGTGGTGCGGCGTGGGGGTCGGCTGCGCCTACGCGGGCGGGGCCGACCCGGTGAGCATCGAGATGCTGCGGCGCGGGGCTGGCCGCTACGCGCCGCACCTGGCGCTGGGCGCGGCGGTGGTGGCCAAGGGCCGCACCCGCGCGGGCAACCCGGTGCCCCACAGCGATCTGGCCTGCGAGATCTTCTGCGACACATCCAGCAGCGTCGCCGCCCGGATCGTCGACGGCGCGTTTCAAAACCTGCCGCTCGACGGCCCCGAGCCAGCGTTCGCGGTGCTGCAGCAGCGCCTGATCCAGCGCTTTATGGCCCCGGTCGACGGCCTGGCCGAGCACGAGGAGGTGGCGCATTGA
- a CDS encoding type I polyketide synthase: MWHRTNDLRRGTAFFCHEAGCALARQRNTMLDEQHSTADAIGGATPREPLAIIGVGCHFPGGATSPQAFWDLLCAGVDATRDVPADRWDARTFYDPDTKKSGKMNTFHGGYLDRIDQFDAQFFGISPREAMWLDPQQRMLLQVAWEAMEDAGLVADRLEGSDTGVFIGGFTLDYQLMQNFGVYSRYELQAHSATGMMMTMLANRISYVFGFHGPSMAVDTACSGSLVAVHLACQSIWNGECSLAIAGGANAMIAPTMTIAESKGGFLSPDGRCKTFDASANGYARGEGAGVVLIKPLAQAQADGDAIYAVIRGTAVTQDGHTNGITVPNGAAQQAAMRLAYQRAGVAPRDIQYVEAHGTGTPVGDPIEARAIGSVVSEGRPAGEQCIISSVKTNIGHLEAAAGVAGLIKTALILKHKQIPPHLHFHSPNPDIPFGELQLRVPTELQPWPSSDRPALAGVNSFGFGGTNAHVVLQEAPRAPAARPDAGAAARPSILPISARSAEALAASAQRHRDFLAATSARFDDVVYSAALRRSHHDHRLALVASTKEEAVAQLDAFLAGTARPGIAAGRTPLGERPRLVFVCSGMGPQWWAMGRDLLQHEPVFRAELERVDAALRRHTGWSVIDALLADEASSRMEETEVAQPANFAIQLGLAALWRSWGIEPDAVVGHSAGEAAAHYLAGALSFEDAVTVIYHRSRLQQTTSGQGRMLAVGMTPETLGQAVQDAGNRVSIAAINSPSAVTLVGDPAVLETMAEQFAQFQVFHRFLMGKVPYHSHFMDPIRDELVACLAEIRPRSTSIPLYSTVTGTRIEGRSVDAQYWWQNVRSTVLFSAAVSQIIQDGYSVFVELSPHPVLASSIVELLGQQEQAGTVLPSLRRRENDRQIMFGSLGALYAQGFPITWQRFCADTASFTRLPSYPWQLKHYWTESVESQEDRLPSPAHPLLGQRMTAGQPTWELELSGRQLPYLADHAIQGNVLVPGAAFVEIALAAARELFGDGAFVVEDLEFRKALFLPDASDPRLQTVLNPERATVEIYSYTPTSETRWMLHAVAKLRQLAPNERAPQIDLDAIRRAYPLETTKAEFYEQTVAMGFQYGPQFQAVEGVRAGDDGVLGHLRVPEALGDAAAGYGFHPALLDAAFQVILAAPRPAASIQRTPYLPVGVDRIQVLAPPAAHMFAHAQLRQADERLVVGDIQIVDQAGRLLAIIEGFRAQSLEASITLAPERLDRSLYELEWHPQERDAEGPAALDVPAGAWLIFADRRGVAAALMRQLEASGQEYVAIAHSGAGDPAALGCHYTVDPASPKQFEQLFATLGAGHTPLTRLVYLWGLDSPFGDTPDLDSLERAQLLGVQALMYTIQALSQSSWGQLPRVWLATQRAQPVGPAPTALAIDQAPLWGMGRVIGHQEFASMWGGLIDLDLGPAEEQAALLLDEIWHATSEDQVGFRAGQRYVARLLPSARLTPTLTPSFRADGSYLITGGLGSLGLLVARWMVAHGARRLILMGRTRTPHRSGWGQIAPDHPQHQAIQTIRELERQGASIHLAPVDVADEAQLADFLSSYRQEGWPPIRGVIHTAGVVKDELLLRMDAETLQRVLRPKLRGGWLLHTLLADQPLDFFTLFSSTGSVIASLGQGNYAAGNAFLDALACHRQALGLPALSIGWGPWSVGMVEQLHLEQFYARRGIELISPEIGMQMMARLISQRPAQLTAIVANWAVARGASPVGSLPPMFSLLGEQAEEQVASDASADELLLQLGATPATEREALLATHLHETVARVLQLDPAQFSSHETLTSLGIDSMMAIEVKHRIEASLRVDISVLELLQGTTITQLASRVLASLQLGDPSGEHAPGAPIDEIQLLIEQADSDELERLLAELEQASAPEISVERGI, from the coding sequence ATGTGGCACCGAACCAACGATCTACGCCGGGGGACCGCCTTCTTTTGCCATGAAGCAGGCTGCGCTCTCGCCCGACAGAGGAACACTATGCTGGATGAACAACATTCGACCGCCGATGCGATAGGCGGGGCAACCCCTCGCGAGCCGCTCGCGATCATCGGGGTGGGCTGCCACTTCCCGGGCGGCGCGACCAGCCCGCAGGCCTTCTGGGATCTGCTGTGCGCCGGGGTTGATGCCACCAGGGATGTGCCCGCCGATCGCTGGGACGCGCGCACCTTCTACGACCCCGACACCAAGAAGTCGGGTAAGATGAACACCTTCCACGGCGGCTACCTCGACCGGATCGACCAGTTCGACGCGCAGTTCTTCGGCATCTCGCCGCGCGAGGCGATGTGGCTCGACCCACAGCAGCGCATGCTGCTGCAGGTGGCCTGGGAGGCCATGGAGGACGCCGGGCTGGTGGCCGATCGGCTGGAGGGCAGCGACACCGGCGTGTTCATCGGCGGCTTCACGCTCGACTACCAGCTGATGCAGAACTTTGGCGTGTACAGCCGCTACGAGCTGCAGGCCCACTCGGCTACCGGCATGATGATGACCATGCTGGCCAACCGCATCTCGTACGTGTTCGGCTTCCACGGCCCCAGCATGGCGGTGGATACGGCCTGCTCCGGCTCGCTGGTGGCGGTGCACCTGGCCTGCCAGAGCATCTGGAACGGCGAGTGCTCGCTGGCGATCGCGGGCGGTGCCAACGCCATGATCGCGCCGACGATGACGATCGCCGAGTCGAAGGGCGGCTTCCTCTCGCCCGATGGCCGCTGCAAGACCTTCGATGCCTCGGCCAACGGCTACGCGCGCGGCGAGGGCGCTGGCGTGGTGCTGATCAAGCCGCTGGCCCAGGCTCAGGCCGATGGCGATGCGATCTACGCGGTGATCCGCGGCACCGCCGTCACGCAGGATGGCCACACCAACGGGATCACCGTGCCTAATGGCGCGGCCCAGCAGGCCGCGATGCGGCTGGCCTACCAGCGCGCCGGGGTCGCCCCGCGCGACATCCAGTATGTCGAGGCCCACGGCACCGGCACGCCGGTCGGCGACCCGATCGAGGCGCGGGCGATCGGGTCGGTGGTCTCCGAGGGCCGCCCGGCTGGCGAGCAGTGCATCATCAGCTCGGTGAAGACCAACATCGGCCACCTGGAGGCGGCGGCAGGCGTGGCGGGCCTGATCAAGACCGCGCTGATCCTGAAGCACAAGCAGATCCCGCCGCACCTGCACTTCCACAGCCCCAACCCCGACATCCCGTTTGGCGAGCTGCAGCTGCGCGTGCCCACCGAGCTTCAGCCCTGGCCCAGCTCGGATCGCCCCGCGCTGGCGGGCGTGAACTCGTTCGGCTTCGGCGGCACCAATGCCCACGTGGTGCTGCAGGAGGCCCCGCGCGCGCCTGCGGCCAGGCCCGACGCGGGCGCGGCGGCCCGGCCATCCATTTTGCCGATCTCGGCCCGCAGCGCCGAGGCCCTGGCGGCCTCGGCCCAGCGCCACCGCGATTTTCTGGCCGCCACCTCGGCGCGCTTCGACGATGTGGTCTACTCCGCCGCGCTGCGCCGCAGCCACCACGACCACCGGCTGGCCCTGGTCGCATCCACCAAGGAGGAGGCGGTCGCGCAGCTCGACGCCTTCCTGGCGGGCACGGCGCGGCCCGGCATCGCCGCTGGGCGCACGCCGCTGGGCGAGCGGCCCCGGCTGGTGTTCGTGTGCTCGGGCATGGGGCCGCAGTGGTGGGCCATGGGCCGCGACCTGCTGCAGCACGAGCCGGTGTTCCGCGCCGAGCTTGAGCGGGTGGATGCGGCGCTGCGCCGCCACACCGGCTGGTCGGTGATCGACGCGCTGCTGGCCGATGAGGCCAGCTCGCGGATGGAGGAGACTGAGGTCGCGCAGCCCGCCAACTTCGCCATCCAGCTGGGCCTGGCCGCGCTCTGGCGCTCGTGGGGCATCGAGCCGGATGCGGTGGTGGGCCACAGCGCGGGCGAGGCCGCCGCGCACTACCTGGCCGGGGCGCTGAGCTTCGAGGATGCGGTGACGGTGATCTACCACCGCAGCCGCCTGCAGCAGACCACCAGCGGCCAGGGCCGCATGCTGGCCGTGGGCATGACGCCGGAGACTCTGGGCCAGGCGGTGCAGGATGCGGGCAATCGCGTGTCGATCGCCGCGATCAACAGCCCGAGCGCCGTGACGCTGGTGGGCGACCCGGCGGTGCTGGAGACGATGGCCGAGCAGTTTGCGCAGTTCCAGGTGTTCCACCGCTTCCTGATGGGCAAGGTGCCATACCATAGCCACTTTATGGACCCCATCCGCGACGAGCTGGTGGCCTGCCTAGCCGAGATCAGGCCGCGCAGCACCAGCATCCCGCTGTACTCCACCGTCACCGGCACGCGCATCGAGGGGCGCAGCGTGGATGCGCAGTACTGGTGGCAGAACGTGCGCTCCACGGTGCTGTTTAGCGCGGCGGTCAGCCAGATCATCCAGGATGGCTACAGCGTGTTTGTCGAGCTTAGCCCGCACCCGGTGCTGGCCAGCTCGATCGTCGAGCTGCTGGGCCAGCAGGAGCAGGCCGGCACCGTGCTGCCCTCGCTGCGGCGGCGCGAAAACGACCGCCAGATCATGTTCGGCTCGCTGGGCGCGCTCTACGCGCAGGGCTTCCCCATCACCTGGCAGCGCTTCTGCGCCGACACGGCCTCGTTCACGCGGCTGCCCAGCTACCCCTGGCAGCTCAAGCACTACTGGACCGAGTCGGTCGAGTCGCAGGAGGACCGCCTGCCCAGCCCGGCGCACCCGCTGCTGGGCCAGCGCATGACGGCGGGCCAGCCCACCTGGGAGCTGGAGCTGAGCGGGCGGCAGCTGCCCTACCTGGCCGACCACGCCATCCAGGGCAACGTGCTGGTGCCGGGCGCGGCGTTTGTCGAGATCGCGCTGGCGGCGGCCCGCGAGCTGTTCGGCGATGGCGCGTTTGTGGTGGAAGATCTGGAGTTTCGCAAGGCCCTGTTTCTGCCCGATGCCTCCGACCCGCGCCTGCAGACTGTGCTGAACCCCGAGCGCGCCACGGTCGAGATCTATAGCTACACGCCCACCAGCGAGACGCGCTGGATGCTGCACGCGGTGGCCAAGCTGCGCCAGCTCGCGCCAAACGAGCGCGCGCCGCAGATCGACCTGGATGCTATCCGCCGCGCCTACCCGCTGGAGACCACCAAGGCCGAGTTCTATGAGCAGACGGTGGCCATGGGCTTCCAGTACGGCCCGCAGTTCCAGGCGGTCGAGGGCGTACGGGCGGGCGACGACGGCGTGCTGGGGCACCTGCGCGTGCCCGAGGCGCTGGGCGATGCTGCGGCGGGCTACGGCTTCCACCCCGCGCTGCTGGATGCGGCCTTCCAGGTCATCCTGGCCGCGCCCCGGCCCGCAGCATCCATCCAGCGCACGCCCTACCTGCCGGTCGGGGTTGATCGCATCCAGGTGCTTGCGCCGCCCGCCGCGCACATGTTTGCCCACGCCCAGCTGCGCCAGGCCGACGAGCGGCTGGTGGTCGGCGATATCCAGATCGTCGATCAGGCCGGTCGCCTGCTGGCGATCATCGAGGGCTTCCGCGCCCAGTCGCTCGAAGCCTCGATCACCCTCGCCCCCGAGCGGCTTGACCGCAGCCTGTACGAGCTGGAGTGGCACCCGCAGGAGCGCGACGCCGAGGGGCCAGCCGCGCTAGATGTGCCCGCTGGCGCGTGGCTGATCTTCGCCGACCGGCGCGGGGTGGCGGCGGCGCTGATGCGCCAGCTGGAGGCCAGCGGCCAGGAGTATGTGGCGATCGCCCACAGCGGCGCGGGCGACCCGGCGGCCCTGGGCTGCCACTACACGGTCGACCCGGCCAGCCCCAAGCAGTTCGAGCAGCTGTTTGCCACGCTTGGCGCGGGCCACACGCCGCTGACGCGGCTGGTGTACCTGTGGGGCCTAGACTCGCCCTTTGGCGACACGCCCGATCTGGACAGCCTAGAGCGCGCGCAGCTGCTGGGCGTCCAGGCGCTCATGTACACCATCCAGGCGCTCTCGCAGAGCAGCTGGGGCCAGCTGCCGCGCGTGTGGCTGGCGACCCAGCGCGCCCAGCCCGTCGGCCCCGCGCCCACCGCGCTGGCCATCGACCAGGCCCCGCTCTGGGGCATGGGCCGCGTGATCGGCCACCAGGAGTTTGCCAGCATGTGGGGCGGCCTGATTGACCTTGACCTCGGCCCCGCCGAGGAGCAGGCCGCGCTGCTGCTGGATGAGATCTGGCACGCCACCAGCGAGGATCAGGTGGGCTTCCGCGCTGGCCAGCGCTATGTGGCCCGCCTGCTGCCGAGCGCGCGCCTGACGCCGACCCTCACGCCATCGTTCCGCGCCGACGGCAGCTACCTGATCACCGGCGGCCTGGGCAGCCTGGGCCTGCTGGTGGCGCGCTGGATGGTGGCGCATGGCGCGCGGCGGCTCATCCTAATGGGCCGCACGCGCACCCCGCACCGCTCGGGCTGGGGCCAGATCGCCCCGGACCACCCGCAGCACCAGGCCATCCAGACCATCCGCGAGCTTGAGCGCCAGGGCGCGAGCATCCACCTGGCCCCGGTGGATGTGGCCGACGAGGCCCAGCTGGCCGACTTCCTGAGCAGCTACCGGCAGGAGGGCTGGCCGCCGATCCGCGGCGTCATCCACACCGCCGGGGTGGTGAAGGACGAGCTGCTGCTGCGCATGGACGCCGAGACGCTGCAGCGCGTGCTGCGGCCCAAGCTGCGCGGCGGCTGGCTGCTGCACACGCTGCTGGCCGACCAGCCGCTGGATTTCTTCACGCTGTTCTCCTCCACCGGCTCGGTGATCGCCTCGCTGGGCCAGGGCAACTACGCCGCCGGAAACGCCTTCCTCGATGCGCTGGCCTGCCACCGCCAGGCGCTGGGGCTGCCCGCGCTCAGTATCGGCTGGGGGCCGTGGTCGGTGGGCATGGTCGAGCAGCTGCACCTTGAGCAGTTCTACGCGCGGCGCGGCATCGAGCTGATCTCGCCCGAGATCGGCATGCAGATGATGGCGCGGCTGATCAGCCAGCGGCCCGCCCAGCTGACCGCGATTGTGGCGAACTGGGCCGTGGCGCGCGGGGCCTCGCCGGTGGGCAGCCTGCCGCCGATGTTCTCGCTGCTGGGCGAGCAGGCCGAGGAGCAGGTCGCCAGCGACGCCAGCGCCGACGAGCTGCTGCTGCAGCTGGGCGCGACCCCCGCGACCGAGCGCGAGGCCCTGCTGGCCACGCACCTGCACGAGACTGTCGCGCGGGTGCTGCAGCTCGACCCGGCGCAGTTCAGCAGCCACGAGACGCTCACCAGCCTGGGCATCGACTCCATGATGGCGATCGAGGTCAAGCACCGTATCGAGGCCAGCCTGCGGGTCGATATCTCGGTGCTGGAGCTGCTGCAGGGCACCACCATCACCCAGCTGGCCTCGCGGGTGCTGGCCTCGCTTCAGCTGGGCGACCCGAGCGGCGAGCATGCGCCCGGCGCGCCTATCGACGAGATCCAGCTTCTGATCGAGCAGGCCGACAGCGACGAGCTTGAGCGGCTGCTGGCCGAGCTTGAGCAGGCCTCCGCACCCGAGATTAGCGTTGAGAGAGGGATCTAG